GCACTGCTAAGGCTCCTTCAATCACTACATGAGCCCCTTGATACAATAAGTTAGCTTTAGGCACGCTAGAGTTAAAACCAGCCAACTCTAACCAATATTGCCAGTTCATGTCGGGCCTCGCGTCGTCAATGAGAGTGTGCTTACTTAAATCGTTTAAACATATCTCTGGGTGCTGCTTTAAGTACAAGGGATGACAAACCGGATATAAATGATCGTCCATCAGTTTATTGGCCTGCAAGTCTGAGTAATCACCTAATCCATAACGAACACACAAATCCACCCGGTCTTGGCGAAAATCTATTAAGCTATTTTTTGGCATAAGCATTACCGAGAGATTAGGGTGTAGCTGACTAAACTCGCCTAAGCGCGGAACTAACCAATGCTGGGCAAAAGACGGCAGTACTGATAAAGACATGCTGCTGGGATCAGGGTCTAGGCTTACTTGGCGCACCCCATCCTGCAGACTTCTAAATGCTTGTTTAGCATAGTGATGCAAAGTTTCTCCCTCTGGCGTTAGCACCACCCTGCGATGCTGGCGCTCAAACAGCTGCACATCAATCCGTTCTTCTAACTGGCGAATTTGCTGGCTCATTGCTGCTGCGCTTACAAATAGCTTTTCTGCGGCAGCTTTAAAGCTGCCCATTTCAGCAGCCAAGTAGAAGTAATAAAGCCCTTGCAAGGGCGGCATCCGCTCACTCACTTAAGTTTTCCTTAACTAAGAGTCAATTTAAGTCGTTTGTCAGTGAAACCCAATATAGCGTATTTTTTAATCATCAGCAGCAAAGGAGTTACGTGATGAACACAATCAGCCACACTAGATCAAAGCCACAACGCCAAGGTTTAACATCAATTAAACTAAACCTAAGGTTTATCATTCGCAAACTAGATTCACTGCTATTACGCCGTAAAAGCCGTCGCGAGTTAGCCAAGCTTCCTGACTACTTGTTAAAGGACATAGGCGTAACTAGAGCTGAAGCCTTACGTGAGTCGGATAAATCATTTTGGCAGTCTTAGAGGTGTTTAAAACCTATCAACAGGGGTCTATTGCAAAGGTTCACTCGTCGCCACTCAAAAGAGCTGACGCTAGTTGAAGCCAGTGATAGCCCCTTCTATTCCCCTTAGCACTTAGCTTTTAGTCGATAAAGTGGTTTTGTTTTTCAAGTGAGCTAAGAGGCCTTTCGAGCAACGCCCAATATAATGTGTTGATGTAACGACGCTTTATTTACCCCCCATCTACTATTGAGTTTTAAACCAATAAAACTTGTACCGTCGAATGTGTTTTCGAGATGTTTTTTTGATAGTTAATCCGCTAGAATCTGCCCAACTGACCACATTTTCAAGTGGTCGAACGGAATCACTGCATAAACGGATTTAAAGTTTTACCTTTATGGATCAAGTACAGTTTCACAAGGTACCGCCAAACTGCGGATTAAGCCTAAATATTACCACTCGCTTTAAAAAAGCTGCCGACTACAAAGGCTATTGGATTGGCGTAGACAAAAAGAGCTACATTATTTGCCGCCTTAATGGCGCAGATGCCAGCACCGGGATCAACTTAATTAGCGAAGGCTGCGAAGTAAATGCACGCTTTCATTGGGATGGAAAGCTTATCGCTTTTCGCTCTGAGATTGTGGCGCTAATTAACGAGCCTGCGCGCTGGATGATTTTGCAATACCCACAAAACGTTATGTCTATGCCGCTGCGCAAACATGATCGCTATGAATGCTATCAGCCAGCTACTTTGCACCTAGATTCCAAACATGTATTACGCGGTGTATTAAAAGACATCTCTGAACGTGGTTGTAAATTTGTGCCAAGCGCAGCTAACAAGTTCAACATCAACGTATTAAAAGACAAGAACTTACAGCTACAAACCCGCTTTCCTAAGCTGGAAGAGCCAGTGATTCTTACCTGCCAAGTTAAAAACACCCCCAACGAGCGAAATGAATTTGCACTGGGCTGTCAATTTGTTCAAGAATATGACCTTGTTAATCAACAAATTGAATACCAGCTTGTTGATAAGGCCTACGAAAAGAAAATACAGGGCATTGCTTGAGCAAACCAATCAACAGCATTTTAATCACAGGGTGTAGTAGCGGCATTGGCCTTTATTGCGCTCAAGAGTTACAACAGCGCGGCTACAATGTTATCGCCTCTTGCCGTAAAGCCGAGGATGTGAACACGCTACAAGAAAGTGGTTTGCAATGTGTAGTACTTGATCTAAATAGTGAAAGCTCTATCGAGCAAGGTTGGCAACAAGCGCTAGCCTTGGCCAATGGAAAAATTGATGCTTTGTTTAACAATGGTGCCTACGGCCAACCCGGCGCGCTAGAAGATTTACCTACTCAAGCGCTACGCCAACAGTTTGAAACCAATCTATTTGGCTGGCATCACTTAAGCCGTTTAGCTATCGCTCATATGTTACAGCAGCAACACGGGCGAATTATCCAAAACAGTTCGGTACTTGGCTTGGTCGCTATGAAATATCGCGGCGCCTACAACGCCAGTAAGTTCGCTTTAGAAGGCTACACCGATACCCTGCGTTTAGAATTAGCCGGCACACCAATTCAAGTCTCACTAATCGAGCCTGGCCCAATTACTAGCTTGTTTCGAAAAAATGCCAAAGCTGCATTTGAGCAACACATTGATGCCAACAACACACGCCATCAGCACGCTTACCAACAAACCCTGCAACGCCTGGAACAAGAAGGCCCAAGCAGTAAGTTCACTCTGCCGGCTAGCGCGGTGTATAAAGCGCTACTTCACGCCCTTGAGAAGCCTAAGCCAAAGGCTCGATATTACGTAACCTTCCCTACCCATTTGTTTGCTTGGCTTCGTCGAATACTGCCAGTATCGCAACTCGATAAGGTCCTTAAAAAAGGCTAAAACCACACGCTACTTAAGCGACTCATGTTAAGGTAGTTTTCTGTTCGTAAGCATGGATAAACTATGAAACCTTGGCTTAATCGCTTAAGCACTTTATTGCTGCTGTTTTCTAGCAGCCAAATAGCTGCAGAACCCTCTCTTTGGCTAGCCAGTAAAGACCAGCAACAAATCTACTTATTTGGCTCTATTCATTTAGGTAGCGACGAACTCTACCCGCTCCCCAAACCCTTCATTGATGCCTTTGAGCATAGTGAGCGTTTAGTGATAGAAATGGACGTATCGGCCATTTCAAGCAGCGACCAACAGCTGTTACAGCGCGCTAGTCAGCTGCCTAGTGGTGAAAACCTTGCAGATAAAATAAGCCCAGACTATTTAGAGCAACTTGAACTGCGTAGCCAACAGCTTGGGATCTCACCTGCTATTTTCGACAACATGCAGCCTTGGTATGTAGCGGTGGTACTGAGCCAATTACAAATGCAGGCGTTAGGTTTTGAGCCTGAGTTGGGACTTGATTTGCACTTTATTCAACGCGCCCAACAAAGCCAGCTAGCCATACATCAATTAGAGAGCTTTGCCGATCAAATCGAAGCCTTAAGTAGCTTAGCCAGCATTCAAGTTCCCTTATTAGAGCAAACCTTAGATGACTTTGAGCAAGTACCAAGTTTGTTCAACCAACTAGTGAGCCACTGGAATAACGGAGAAAATCAAAAACTACTGGCGCTACTTAACGATGACCCTATGTTCCAACACGATGCCGAATATGTACTAGATAAACTATTATTCGAACGCAATCGCAAATGGATGCAACAACTTGCCACCCTAAGTGATACCAGTTTTGTAGTAGTAGGTGCCATGCACCTGTATGGAGAACAAGGTTTGCTCGATGAACTAAAAAAACTGGGTTACTCAATCCGTGAAGTTGATCCGGCGACAAATTGACCAACATCAATTTGACTTTTACTTGAGCAAATTATGCTAATTACTCCTACTTAAAAGGAGGTTTAGCAATGGAACTTTGGTTAGATTTACTCTTTGGCAATAGCATTGGATTAATGTCGGTTACGGTGATTGCCACCACCATTGCTTTGATGGGCTTTTATACGTTTTATTTCTTGAAAAAAATCCGCCAAAGCGACCCACAGCAAAAATAAGCTTACGCAGCGGTTGCACCGCTGCCTGCTCTCATCTATAAAGAAGGAACTTCGTTGTTCAGGAGTTCTTTTATGTCTGATGAATTTGATCTATTCCAGCA
The nucleotide sequence above comes from Agarivorans sp. Alg241-V36. Encoded proteins:
- a CDS encoding SDR family oxidoreductase, translated to MSKPINSILITGCSSGIGLYCAQELQQRGYNVIASCRKAEDVNTLQESGLQCVVLDLNSESSIEQGWQQALALANGKIDALFNNGAYGQPGALEDLPTQALRQQFETNLFGWHHLSRLAIAHMLQQQHGRIIQNSSVLGLVAMKYRGAYNASKFALEGYTDTLRLELAGTPIQVSLIEPGPITSLFRKNAKAAFEQHIDANNTRHQHAYQQTLQRLEQEGPSSKFTLPASAVYKALLHALEKPKPKARYYVTFPTHLFAWLRRILPVSQLDKVLKKG
- a CDS encoding PilZ domain-containing protein; the encoded protein is MDQVQFHKVPPNCGLSLNITTRFKKAADYKGYWIGVDKKSYIICRLNGADASTGINLISEGCEVNARFHWDGKLIAFRSEIVALINEPARWMILQYPQNVMSMPLRKHDRYECYQPATLHLDSKHVLRGVLKDISERGCKFVPSAANKFNINVLKDKNLQLQTRFPKLEEPVILTCQVKNTPNERNEFALGCQFVQEYDLVNQQIEYQLVDKAYEKKIQGIA
- a CDS encoding LysR substrate-binding domain-containing protein, with product MSERMPPLQGLYYFYLAAEMGSFKAAAEKLFVSAAAMSQQIRQLEERIDVQLFERQHRRVVLTPEGETLHHYAKQAFRSLQDGVRQVSLDPDPSSMSLSVLPSFAQHWLVPRLGEFSQLHPNLSVMLMPKNSLIDFRQDRVDLCVRYGLGDYSDLQANKLMDDHLYPVCHPLYLKQHPEICLNDLSKHTLIDDARPDMNWQYWLELAGFNSSVPKANLLYQGAHVVIEGALAVQGIALVRHSLAWKYIQQGLLVKLGDVEVKPRYRYYLVAPKPYFKRQKITQFSEWINQQAQQFWQESESQRSASTIVEAPLTKLELKC
- a CDS encoding TraB/GumN family protein is translated as MKPWLNRLSTLLLLFSSSQIAAEPSLWLASKDQQQIYLFGSIHLGSDELYPLPKPFIDAFEHSERLVIEMDVSAISSSDQQLLQRASQLPSGENLADKISPDYLEQLELRSQQLGISPAIFDNMQPWYVAVVLSQLQMQALGFEPELGLDLHFIQRAQQSQLAIHQLESFADQIEALSSLASIQVPLLEQTLDDFEQVPSLFNQLVSHWNNGENQKLLALLNDDPMFQHDAEYVLDKLLFERNRKWMQQLATLSDTSFVVVGAMHLYGEQGLLDELKKLGYSIREVDPATN
- a CDS encoding DUF3149 domain-containing protein; translated protein: MELWLDLLFGNSIGLMSVTVIATTIALMGFYTFYFLKKIRQSDPQQK
- a CDS encoding DUF1127 domain-containing protein, whose translation is MNTISHTRSKPQRQGLTSIKLNLRFIIRKLDSLLLRRKSRRELAKLPDYLLKDIGVTRAEALRESDKSFWQS